One window of Ostrinia nubilalis chromosome W unlocalized genomic scaffold, ilOstNubi1.1 SUPER_W_unloc_1, whole genome shotgun sequence genomic DNA carries:
- the LOC135087380 gene encoding uncharacterized protein LOC135087380, whose product MWKDKMKDTEVSRPEELPSTSKGTYIEVAAKQVLNAPLLEELPSTSECTTVEVAERQIFNEQKSNESNKKPDVTNGRAKGVKRKLDESMDLSPRKRKLVKQLVRTKCTLKSLAQFL is encoded by the exons ATGTGGAAAGATAAAATGAAAGACACAGAAG tgTCTAGGCCTGAAGAACTGCCTTCAACTTCCAAAGGCACTTACATTGAGGTCGCAGCCAAACAAGTTCTTAATG CTCCCTTGCTTGAAGAATTGCCATCAACTTCAGAATGCACTACTGTTGAGGTTGCAGAAAGGCAGATTTTTAATG AACAAAAGTCAAATGAGTCCAACAAAAAACCTGATGTAACAAATGGCCGAGCTAAAGGTGTTAAAAGAAAACTAGACGAAAGCATgg atttatCACCTAGAAAAAGAAAATTGGTGAAACAACTGGTTAGAACCAAGTGCACACTGAAATCACTAGCGCAATTCTTATAG